A genomic region of Manihot esculenta cultivar AM560-2 chromosome 15, M.esculenta_v8, whole genome shotgun sequence contains the following coding sequences:
- the LOC110600926 gene encoding tobamovirus multiplication protein 2B, translated as MERKMATSTTSGGSGSTKGTSRSSSTREDIAKAMVAEQISQAVQSTSNLLHLMQQSSASQAQLMKLPKNLLAKASVVKNTGQVLEQMPRVISSLDAHMENGLESVPHLRTVVQLLANMESCQLNFASQAPLPQEETELPNQPSEVG; from the exons atggagagaaaaatggCGACCTCAACAACATCGGGTGGAAGTGGAAGTACCAAGGGGACCTCAAGGAGCAGCAGCACCAGAGAAGACATTGCTAAAGCAATGGTCGCTGAACAGATTTCTCAGGCCGTACAATCCACCTCCAATCTCCTCCACCTTATGCAACAATCCTCTGCTTCTCAG GCCCAGCTAATGAAGCTTCCAAAGAACCTCCTAGCAAAAGCCTCTGTAGTGAAAAACACTGGGCAA GTTTTAGAGCAGATGCCTCGGGTGATTTCATCCTTAGATGCACATATGGAAAATGGATTGGAAAG TGTACCTCATTTGAGAACTGTAGTCCAGTTACTTGCTAACATGGAAAGCTGCCAGCTTAACTTTGCTTCTCAAGCTCCACTTCCTCAGGag GAAACTGAGCTCCCAAATCAACCATCAGAGGTGGGCTAA